In the Pseudoalteromonas sp. A25 genome, GTTTATAAGGTGTTATGAGAACACATGGACCACGTGTAATTACTCGTAATAGGCTAATTGAGTGCGTAAGACTAATATAAAACGCATCTCATATCCTAAAGGTAAACAGCAAACTTTGTTTATGAGAGCCACAAAGTCAGTTAACGCAAGGAGAACATAATGGGAATTTCGGAACAAGCAGACGTAAAACAACTGAAAGCTGAGGGCGCTTATCCTGCAATCGGTATTTTAAACACAGAAGGCTTTTTATTTTATCACGTTGGTTGCTTATTTATATTGGATGATTCCGAGCAACCTACGATACGCTTGCACGCAGATGGGTTTGGCGATGATTTTGACTTTAGTATTTGTGATATAGACGGCTCATTCATCTTACCACCATCTGATTTAGAAGGCTCTTGTGAGTTTAGTTTGCTCGCGGCTGATTTTGAGGAAGGCGGCATTGAACTGACTATTTATAAGAAAGGTGAAGTCGTCGGTGAATTTGCAGGTGTGTGTGAAGGGCTCGGAGAGGTAGGCATCCTTAAACACAAAGGGAAACTCTCGATTCCTAAACCAAAAGAGCATGTGAATGTTTTTAAATTTGTAGGTGAAAGTGGCATTGACTCGATTAATTTTTACTATGGGGATGTGAACTCGATCACGCCGGGTGAGCCTTGGGGCGATGTTACCAGTGAAAGCCATAATGGCGGCAAAACGGTGGAAATAAAAGTTGATGCAGGTCGAAAAGCAGATAAAGCTAATGCAAAGTGGTTCAATGACACCGTTAATAGTGAAAGTAGTAAAATGTTTCATACACGCGGTGGAGACAACGTTCCGAGTGAACTCAACTTCGCCATTCAAGGGATCCTAGAAATCAATCAAAAGCGCTTTAATGTATGTTTAGGGCAAGGTACCTCAGGCTCGTATAATAATTGGCACTTAGCATCTGAAGACATTAATTCTGCCCATCCACACAAAGGAGGAGACATGGGCAGCTATCATTTCACACAAAGCGGCTCAGATGAGTTTATCGTAAAGAAAAAATAGTTACGCATTAACACAAAAAACGGCGCTAATATCGCGCCGTTTTATCGAAAAGGCGGCGCTAATCGTAATAGTTGATTTTGCTCAATGGTATATTCTCTTTCTTCTGTGGAAGCCAGTGTAGAAGACCTAAATCGACTGTACTTACTAAGATCGCATGTAGAAAAATCGCATAACGCTTGTTGCTGGTACGATGAGTTGTTACTCTCAACGTCAATAACAAGAATTAAAGGCAAAATCATGCAGGAATTTTTTGAGAAGTTTGCAATTAATACCAAAATTAATGTGGTATGGGGTGAAATGGATGCGTTGGGACATGTGAATAACGTGTCGTACTTTCGTTACTTCGAAACCGCACGAATCGACTTTTTAAGCCAAACAGGGCTACTGGCTGTATTATCAGAACCTACACATAGCCCCGTGTTACGTGATACATATGCGCAATACAAACGACCGGTTACTTTTCCAGATACCTTGTACATCGGCTCATATATTACCGACATCAAAGAAGACCGCTTCACGATGCGTTACGAGGCGTTTAGTGAGTCGCAACAGGCAGTATGCACAACAGGGTATGCAAATGTAGTGATGTTTAACATGAAAACAGGGCAAAAATCGCCGATCCCTGAGCATATGCTGACCATTCTTAAGCAATACGAAATGGATATTAATCAGTAAGGTTACGCTTACCCTTATGCGCTTTAAAGCTTTTACTATGCAATTATCACAAAGGTTAACAAAATTCAGTTAACCTTTTTTACGTTGCACGCGTACTTTTATTTTAATGTACTGTAATTGGCAGATCATTGACCACAAGTGATTGACCATTTTTTTGAGCGCGCAGAAAGCTTGAGATCAAAACATCATGAGACAATGCGTTAATATCGTTAACCTCTTCAACCATGCAAAACGTAATAGATTCCCAACCTAAATCTTTAATAAAGGTTTTAAGCTGATTGATGTTATCTTGATAATTTTCATCGGTTGTTAGCAGGCCGATAGAGTGTTTGTTGCCAGGTTTGTATTTTCCATGGTGTGTGGTTGCACATTTAGCGTACCCGCTTAACACATACACCGTATTTGCGTTGTGAGCCATCTTTATGACACCCTTAAATTTGATTTTGGCAATTCTTATGCATTTTTTAAACCAAGCTTTAAGATGTGCTTACTACAATTGTTTAAGCATTGAAAATATTAAGAATAATCATATCTTCTTTAGATATTCTCATCACAAAAGGTGTCAATTTTTTGTGGTGCTCTACTGAACCCCAACTCTGATAGTCATTCCAATTCAGCGTTACCGAGTGTATTGGAGTGGCGCATACTGTTAAAACGTTATTGAGCACATACCGATAAAAGAACTGCAACCCATTGCGGTCGAGCTTCACGGTACTCCAAGAATGGGAGGCAATGAGCTGTGCAAAGTACGCTTTAAGGTCCTGGGTGGTTAAGTTATCAGGGCAGCAATCAAAGAAAGCAGCGATACGACGCACGGCACGGCTATAGGCATCGATGGTAGCTGGACGCTTGCCTTGCAGGGTTAAATTGGTAAGATGTTGTTGGTAAAGGTGATTAAACCGAAGTTGTTCGGACGAGTTCATGATATTACTCCTAGAAAGGCCATCGAGATAGATGGCATCTAGAAAGTATTAAATATCAGTGGGAAGATGTGTGTTTAACTCTGCCGCGCAGCGGCTTCGTTCAACAAGGCATTCAAACGGACAATTTACAGTTGGCTTTTGTTCGTGCCTCACATATTTTAGCCAACTATAAACTGCCGCTTAATGTGGCGTTGGTATGACTCCCACTGTCAAGTTAAACACACTGATCCTTGCCTAACTATAAGCCATAATTTCTTAACTCGAATTAGAGAGAGTTAACGCATAGGATGAAGCAAGTAATTTCGTCGGTTTTCATGCTGGTATTCGTTGGTTATTACTATTTCTAGTAACAGAGCAGACCTTACTTAACTCGACGTGGCACCTATCTTCAGTCTATGTTCGTGGTTCAATGCCGCGGTAACAACATTGCCATCCTAACGCCGTCGGTGGTTGTGCCACACCCGATGCTTGACCCAATGCATTAACTCTAATTCGTTCATATTAAGCAGGTACTCTTGATAATCGTAATTTAGGATTTATCGGTGAGAGTACAATCTGTTTAGCGATTGCCCAGAT is a window encoding:
- a CDS encoding site-specific integrase, translating into MNSSEQLRFNHLYQQHLTNLTLQGKRPATIDAYSRAVRRIAAFFDCCPDNLTTQDLKAYFAQLIASHSWSTVKLDRNGLQFFYRYVLNNVLTVCATPIHSVTLNWNDYQSWGSVEHHKKLTPFVMRISKEDMIILNIFNA
- a CDS encoding acyl-CoA thioesterase, encoding MQEFFEKFAINTKINVVWGEMDALGHVNNVSYFRYFETARIDFLSQTGLLAVLSEPTHSPVLRDTYAQYKRPVTFPDTLYIGSYITDIKEDRFTMRYEAFSESQQAVCTTGYANVVMFNMKTGQKSPIPEHMLTILKQYEMDINQ